The DNA sequence TGCGTTTTGGTACACGGAATTGGAGATGTAGAATTGGAACTGGAGCCTTTAATTCGAAATCTAATGTTTGgtaccacaaaaatatttagatttggaattgaattgaaatttcaaattccaaATCTTTCAATTCCACTGTTTGAACTCCATGAAAATTAGAATTCCAAATAGTCATAAAATTAGATAACTTCACTATATATCCACGGTACACTTCACATATTTCATACACTCCACACATTCACACATGTCATACACACtatacaaatttcacacacttcatgCACTACGCACACTCCATACACTAACGAATATGAAACACTAGACACACTATACAAATATGAAATACTACACACATTTACaaacatttcacacactacacatatttcacGCACATTACaaacatttcacacactacgcACATTGAATACATTTCTAGCATTCgattttggattattttttttcagtttttagattttttttatctgaaCCGAATCGAATCGGAAAactaacattttcaaaataattaaattaaatcaaatcgAAAAACTGGAAAACCTAGCTGAATTCGAAATTTCAGTTTGTCAATAAGGTGCGTATTTTCTGTAAATTATGTGTAGTATGTGCATTTTTGTGTATATTGTATTATAAGTAGTGTGTTTATTTTGCGTATAGTTCGTGTAGAATGTGCAATGTGTTGAAGTCGTTTTTTGTATAGTGTGTGCAATGGATATAGTTTgattgtgtgtattttgtgtataatgTGTGTGCATTGTGTATCGTGTGTGTATTTgtgtatagtatatataatttgtgcAAAGTGTGTGACAGTGTGTGTGcacaaatttttcaaattcaatttcatatcgtacttcattttattaaacatTGGATTTTAAATCGAATTAGAATTTGATTTCTTCCAATTTAGTTCTATTTCTGTGTACCAAAtagagcatgaattatttccATATTATTCAGTCCCTGAGTatattaatgatattattgaaacagaaagaaattgatgaaattcGCGAAATTGCCAAAGCCCTTCACCGAGCCAGCTCTCCTCAAGTCCAAGAATTAGCAACCGAGTTCTACCAATCCCTGGACTCGGACGGAGACGGCCGAGTCGATCTGTCCGAGTTCCTTACTTCATGACTGAAGTAGGCTTTTCCTACAAGAAAACCCCCACTTTATTCGACGAGCTCGACGTAGACAGCGACGGCACCCTCGACTTCTTCGAGGTCTTGACGCTCCTCTACATCATCAAGAGCGGCCGCCCTCAATGCGACTGCTGCGAAAAAATCATCCCCGGTGTGTTCTTCTCCTGCACCGAATGCTTTAAGAATCCCAAAAGCTCGTTCGATCTGTGCAAGGATTGTTTCATGAAGGGGAGTTGCGACCATAAACA is a window from the Salvia hispanica cultivar TCC Black 2014 chromosome 1, UniMelb_Shisp_WGS_1.0, whole genome shotgun sequence genome containing:
- the LOC125201181 gene encoding uncharacterized protein LOC125201181 isoform X1, with product MTEVGFSYKKTPTLFDELDVDSDGTLDFFEVLTLLYIIKSGRPQCDCCEKIIPGVFFSCTECFKNPKSSFDLCKDCFMKGSCDHKHGGRAQFLDSHTLLQAMRYPTIADVSGLTIHEVVNVNRSTNDIVPSNKKWSKRKAAYYALDTAAKFETISDALDLCTIM
- the LOC125201181 gene encoding uncharacterized protein LOC125201181 isoform X2, which encodes MTEVGFSYKKTPTLFDELDVDSDGTLDFFEVLTLLYIIKSGRPQCDCCEKIIPGVFFSCTECFKNPKSSFDLCKDCFMKGSCDHKHGGRAQFLDSHTLLQAMRYPTIADVSGLTIHEVVNVNRSTNDIVPSNKKAKGRLHIMHLTQQPNSRPFPTP